The sequence AGCCGACCTCCACCAACGCCTTCCTGGACGGCAACGACTACCACACCCCGGACCACAGCAAGTTCTCCGGGATGAACATCATCGACATGCGCATGCACATGAACTTCGGTGATGCCACCAACGCGTTCAACAACGGCAAGGACTCCGACGACTCGACCAACGACGCCACCTACAACGTCGTCTACGTCGACAGCCACGACTACGGGCCCAACAAGAGCAGCGAGCGCTACGCGGGCGGCACCGACGCCTGGGCCGAGAACATGTCCCTGATGTGGACGTTCCGCGGCATCCCGACCCTCTACTACGGATCGGAGATCGAATTCCAGGCCGGCAAACAGATCGACTGCGGCCCCAGCTGCCCGCTGGCCACCACCGGCCGCGCCTACTACGGCGACCACCTCGAAGGCAACGTCACCGCCTCGGAGTTCTCGCAGGTCGACTCCGCCTCCGGTGAGGTCGCCACCACCCTGTCCCAGCCCCTGGTCAAACACCTCCAGCGGCTCAACCGGATCCGCCGGGCCGTGCCCGCCCTGCAGATGGGCCAGTACTCCACGGAGGGCATCACCGGCCAGATGGCGTACAAGCGCCGCTACACCAGCGGGTCGACCGACAGCTTCGCCCTCGTCACCGTCACGGGCGGCGCCTCGTACACCGGCATCCCCAACGGCACCTACACGGACGCCGTCACCGGAGACACCCGCGTCGTCACCGACGGAAAGCTCACCGTCACCGCCCCGGGCAAGGGCAACATGCGCGTCTACGTGCTGGACGGCCCAGGCAGGATCGGGACCGCCGGCCCCTACCTGAAGTAGCCCGTACGGCCCCGCACGCACAGGCGCCCCGACGGACCCGGTACTCCGGGCGTCGGGGCGCCTTCGTGCTCCGCAGCGGCAGGGCTGCCGGCTACGAGCCCAGCAGCTCCGCCCGGCCGATCATGGCCGTCGACCCGGGGGCCGTACAGGCGTGGGCACCGGCGACCGCGCCCAGCCGGGCGCACTCCACGGGCTCCCGGCCGTCGAGCCTGCCGTACAGGAAGCCGGTGACGAACGCGTCGCCCGCCCCGTTGCTGTCGACCACCGGCGCGGGCGGCACGGTCGCCGGGACATGGACCGGGTCCTCGCCGCCCTCGCGGGTCAGGAGGTAGGAGCCCTCCGCGCCCGCCGTGGCGACCACCGTGGTGGCCCGGCCCTCGCTCAGGATCCTCCGCATCAGCGCGGGGGCACGCTCTCCCGTCTTCGCCGCGCTGAAGAAGACCAGATCGGAGCGGAGCGCGAACTCCCGCTGGTGGTCGCTCAGTCCGTCCCAGTCGTGGAGATCGGTGGAGACCGGCACCCCCAGCTCCTCGATGTCGTCGAACAGGAACCGCGTGAAGTTCGTGATCGACAGATGGACATGGCGTGCCCGGCGCAGCCGGGGCAGATAGAAGTCCCGCGGCATCCGCAGGTCCTCCGGGTCACGGGCGTCGTAGAACGACATCCGCCGCCCCGTCGCGTCCACCAGGTTCACCGCGCGGCGGGTTCCCGCCGGAGAGATCACCGGATGGAACTCCACACCGCCCCCGGCCAGCCGCTCGCGGACCTGCGTCCCGGTCCAGTCGTCACCGATGCAGTCCAGGAACGCCACCTCAAGACCCAGCGCGCGGGCGCCGAGCGCCACATTGCCCCCGGTCTGACCGGGCCACTCCCGGATCGGGCCGACCATGACCGAGTCGGCCAGAGGCACCGGCAGGGCATCGACGCGGACGATCGTGTCCACCCCGCTGCCGCCGACCACCACGACGTCGTATTCCGTTTGCTGTTGGACCACTGAGCCCCCTCTCGTGTTCCCGCCGTGATCAGTATGGCCCACCTCGCTACGGCACCCGGGCGCTCTCGGCGCGCGCCCGGCACACCCGCTGGCTAGGCTCGGTCGGGGGCCGACAACCTGATCCGTGGAGGCTCACGCCATGATGCCGTTGCCCGAACCGCGCGATATCCCGCCGCGCCTCGCCACCGGCGCGTTCATCCTCAACTCCGGCCTGGGCAAGCTCAAGGCCGACGAGGCGACCGCCCAGGGACTGCACGGTATGGCCAGCACCGCCTATCCGTTCCTCGGCAAGCTCGAACCCGCCCGGTTCACCCGGTTGCTCGCCTGGTCCGAGATCGCGGTCGGCGGCACCCTGCTGGCCCCGTTCGTGCCGACCAGGCTCGCCGGCCTCGTCCTCACCGGGTTCTCCGGCGGCCTCCTCGGCCTCTATCTGCGCACCCCCGGGATGCGTGAGCCGGGCAGCCTGCGGCCGAGCCAGAGCGGTGTCCCGCTGGCCAAGGACTCCTGGATGTTCGGCATCGGCCTGGGCTTCCTGGGCGCCGGCGGCTACCGGGTCCGCGCCCAGGCGCACTGCCGCACCCGGCGCGGGTGCGGCCGCTGACCGGACGGCGGCGACGGCGGGCGGCGGCGCACCCCGCGCCACCGCCCGCCCTCACGTACGGACCCGGGCCATCAGCAGCGCCACGTCGTCGTGGTCGTCCGGATCCCGCAACTCCCGCAGCAGCCGGTCGCACGTCGCGTCGAGCGACGGGTCCGGGGTGCGCAGCAAGGTCAGCAGCGTCTCCAGACGGCTGTCGATGTCGTCGTCACGCGTCTCCACGAGCCCGTCCGTGTACAGGACCAGCCGGTCGCCCGGCCCGATCGGCACCGTCACATCGCTGAACGGCACACCGCCCACCCCGAGCGGCACCCCGGCCGGCAGATCGAGGAGCACCGGAGCACCGCCCTCCGGGATCAGCACCGGCGGCAGATGCCCGGCGGTGCTCAGCCGGCACAGCCCGGCGTCCGGGTCGTACACGACGTAGACGCAGGTGGCGAACCACGGGTCCAGATCGGCGGTGATCTCGTCCAGGTGCCGGAGCACCTCGCCGGGCTCCAGGCCGAGCCGGGAGAGCGTCTGGGTGGCGGTACGCAGCCGCCCCATCGTGGTCGCCGCGTTGATCCCGCTGCCCATCACATCGCCCACCACCAGCGCGGTCCTGCCGCCCCGCAGCCCGATCACGTCGAACCAGTCGCCGCCGACCTCGTACCGCGAAGCGGCCGGCCGGTAGCGGGAGACCACGTCGAGGTCCTCCGGGTGGTGGTGGTTGCGCGGCAGCATGCTGCGCTGGAGCGTCAGCGCGGTCTCCTGCTGCTGCCGGTAGAGCCGCGCGTTGTCGATGGCGATCGCGGCCCTGGCGGCCAGATCGCCGGCCAGCGCCTCGTCCTGAGCGGTGAACGGCAGCGGGTTGTCCGTCCGGATCAGGTCGACCGCGCCCAGCACCTCGCCCCGGGCGATCAGGGGCACCGCCAGGTACGAGTGGGCGCCGGCCTCGGCGAGCAGCGCGGCCGAGCGGGCGTCGCGGGCGATGCGGCCGAGCTTCTCCGCGTCGAGATACGGCTCCCGTACCGGTGAGGCGGTCCGCACACAGCGGGTGACCAGGCGGTCGGCGCCGTAGTGGGCGGCGTGGCCCGGCGGGTCGGCCGCCGCCACCACGGGGGTCGGCCGCGCGGCGACGACCGCCAGGGCCTGGATGAGGAGGGGGCCCTCGGTCGACCCCGGGCGCCCCTTGAGCACGCTGTCCAGCACATCGACGGCGGCGACGTCGGCGAGCTGCGGCACGGTGACCTCGGCCAGCTCCCGGGCGGTCTGCTCCAGGTCGAGCGTGGTGCCGATGCGCACCGAGGCATCCGCGATCAGTGCCAGATGCTGCCGGGCCCGCTCCGCCTCGGCCCCCGCCCGATAGCGGTCCGTGACATCGATGAGCGACACGGCGATCCCCAGCACCCGGCCCCCGGAGTCGTCGAGCCGGTACAGCGACACCGACCAGGCGCGGTCGGTCCCGGGATCGGCCGGGCTGCGGCCCACCACCTGGTGCGACACCTGCGGCACCCCGCTGGCCAGCACCTCCCGCATCGCCGCCTCGATGCCTTCGGAGTCGAGGAACGGCAGCGCCTCGCCCACCCGCCGGCCCAGATGACCGGCGGCGCTCATGCCGTCCATCCGCTCCAGCGCCGCGTTGGCCGCCAGATAGCGCAGGTCGTCGCCCAGCACCGCCAGCCCGATCGGCGACTGGTCGACCAGCCCCACCGACAGGGCCAGATCCCGCTCCACCCGGCGCAGCACCTCCCCGTCCGCCGCCAGACCCAGGGCGTAGAACTCGCCCCGGTCGTCCTGCAGCCGCATATTGCGGAACTCCAGGAGCCGGGTGGTGCCGTCCTTGTGCTGTACGGGGAAGACCCCCGACCATGCCTCGCCGCTGCGCATCACCTCGCCGAACAGGCGCAGCACCAGCTCGAAGTGTTCCTCGGCGACCAGGACCCGGGCGGCGAACTGCCCCAGCGCCTCCTGGGCCGAGTAGCCGAGCAGCCGTTCCGCCTGCGGGCTCCACAGGACGATGTGGCCCTGGGCGTCCAGCGCCAGTGCGGCGACGCCGAGGACGTCGAGCAGACCGCCTTCGGGCGACCGGTGCGCGCCCGCCCGACGGGCCTCGCCCCAGCCGATCCGCAAGTCATCAGTGCCGCCCACGGACGATCCTTCCCATGCCGTCACCGCGCCCGGAAGCAGGCCCGCCAACTCCCATGGTCGCCCCTGAGCCACCGCCCCCGCAGCTTCGCGGGACGCGAAGAGGCCCCCGCCGGGGGTTTCGGGCGCGGAATGCCGGTCACCCGCAGCGTACCGAGGCAAACGCGACGCACACGACTGTCAGGAGTGGGAGTTCATGGAGAACTGGCGCATGCACGCGGCCTGCCGTGACGAGGACCCGGATCTGTTCTTCCCCATCGGAACCACCGGTCCGGCACTTGTCCAGGCCGAGGAGGCCAAGACGGTGTGCCGGGGCTGCCCCGTGCGGGAGCAGTGCCTGCGGTGGGCCCTGGAGAACAACCAGGACGCCGGGGTGTGGGGCGGCCTGGGAGAGAACGAACGACGCGCGCTCAAGCGCCGCGGCCGCCGGCGGGCGCACGGTTCGCACGGCTCGGGATGAGACCGCCGCACGGCACCGGACCGAGGGCAGTGTCACACCGGCGGATGCCCCGGTTCGCGGACTTCTCGCGGCCGGAGGGTGGAAGATGAAGCATGGACACCACGGCATGGATCGTCATCGGCGCGTTTCTCGTGCTGCTCACCGTGGCCGTCGCGGGCGTCCTGCTGGTGCGGGTGGTGCGAGCCAGGAAACTGCTGGTCGACGCGGGTGTCCCGCTGCACAACAAGGCGCTGGTGTGGGCTGCGGTGCTCTACACCGTCTCGCCGGTCGACCTGCTGCCGGACCCCGTCTACCTCGATGACATCGGGTTCCTCCTGCTGGCGCTGCGCTCGCTGCACGCGGCCGCGCGGGCCGCGGGGGTGGGCGGGCGCCCGGAGGAGCCCGCCGACGCCGGGCGCGGGGTCCTGTCGTAGCCCTTCCCCGGCGATCCGGGTAACCGGGCACGTCCTGATCGTTGACAGCTGGACGGGTACACGTCACTCTCCTGGGAGAGCGCTCTCCCAACCCGCAGCGGGACACCCTCCCGCACTCTTCCGCCAGGAGAGAATGTGCACAGACCCGGCGCAGCCCTGCCCGCGAGACCCCGCACGGGCACGCTGCTGATCACTCTTCTCGGTCTTCTCGCGTCGTCGCTGGTGCTGCTCACCGCGCCGCACGCCCGTGCCGCGGAAACCCTGCTGTCGCAGGGCCGGCCCGCGACCGACTCCTCCCACGAGGGAGACGGCTACGCGGCCTCGGCCGCCGTGGACGGAGACCTGACCTCCACCCGCTGGGCCAGCGAGTGGAGCGACCCCCAGTGGATCCAGGTCGACCTGGGTGCCACCGCGGACCTCAGCAGGGTCGTCCTGACCTGGGAATCCGCCTACGGCAAGGCGTACGAGATCCAGGCGTCCGACAACGGGTCCGACTGGCGCACCCTGAAGACCGTCACCGACGGCGACGGCGGCACCGACGATCTGGCGGTCACCGGCTCCGGACGGTACGTCAGGATGCACGGCACGGCCCGCTCCGGCGGATACGGCTACTCCCTGTGGGAGTTCCAGGTGTACGGCACCACCGACGGAACACCTCCGGCGACCGGCGGAGCCGTCCGCGTCACCGGATCGCAGGGCAACTGGCAGCTGACCGTCGACGGCAAGCCGTACCAGGTCAAGGGCCTGACCTGGGGGCCGTCCGTCAACGACGCGGCACGCTACATGCCCGACCTCAAGTCGATGGGCGTCAACACCATCCGCACCTGGGGCACCGACGGCACCTCCAAGCCGCTCCTGGACGCGGCGGCTGCCAACGGCATCCGCGTCGTCAGCGGCTTCTGGCTCCAGCCCGGCGGCGGTCCGGGCAGCGGCGGCTGCGTCGACTACCTCACCGACGACGCGTACAAGTCCTCCTCGCTCACCGAGTTCGCCAAGTGGGTCGACACGTACAAGAGCCACCCCGGTGTGCTCATGTGGAACGTCGGCAACGAGTCGGTCCTCGGGCTGCAGAACTGCTACGGCGGTGACGAGCTGGAGAGGCAGCGCGACGCGTACACCACCTTCGTCAACGACGTGGCGAAGAAGATCCACACCATCGACCCCGACCACCCCGTGACCTCGACCGACGCCTGGACGGGCGCCTGGCCCTACTACAAGCGCAACGCCCCCGACCTCGACCTGTACTCGGTCAACTCCTACGGCGACATCTGCGGCGTCCGCGCCACCTGGGAGGCCGGCGGCTACACCAAGCCCTACATCATCACCGAGGGCGGCCCGGCCGGTGAGTGGGAGGTCCCGAACGACGCCAACGGCGTCCCGGACGAGCCCACCGACGTGCAGAAGGCCGAGGGCTACACCCAGGCGTGGAACTGCGTCACCGCCCACCAGGGCGTCGCTCTGGGCGCCACCTTCTTCCACTACGGCACGGAGCACGACTTCGGCGGTGTCTGGTTCAACCTGGTGCCCGACGGCAAGAAGCGGCTCTCGTACTACGCCCTGAAGAAGGCGTACACCGGTTCCACCGCGGGCGACAACACCCCGCCCGTCATCAGCGGCATGACCGTCGAGAACGCCGGAGGCGCGCCCGCGGGCAGGGAGTTCACCGTCCGGGCCGACGTGCGCGACCCGGACAACGACCCGGTCACGTACAAGATCTATCTGAGCGGCAACTACGCGACCGGCGACAAGGGCCTGGTCGAGGCCGACTGGCGGTCCACCGGCAACGGCACCTTCGCGGTGACCGCGCCCGCGCGGCTCGGCGTGTGGAAGGTGTACATCCAGGCCGAGGACGGGCACGGCAACGCCGGAATCGAGACCAAGTCGGTGAAGGTCGTGGTGCCCCCGGTCAGCGGCACCAACCTGGCACTCGGCCGCCCCGCCACCGCCACCTCCGCGCAGACCGGCAGCAGCGGCTGCCCCTGCACCGCGGGGATGGCGACCGACGGACGGCTGGACACCCGGTGGGCCAGCGACTGGAGCGACCCGCAGTCCATCCAGGTCGACCTCGGCGAGCGGAAGTCCTTCAGCCACCTCCAGCTGGTGTGGGACCCGGCGTACGCCAAGTCCTACGAGGTGCTGGTCTCGGACGACGGCAGCTCCTGGCGGTCGGTGTACACCACCACCGACGGGAACGGTGACGCCGACGACCTCGACATCGCGCAGACCGCCCGCTACGTGAAGCTCGACCTCACGCAGCGGGGCACGGCCTGGGGCTACTCGCTCTGGGAGTTCGGCGTCTACAGCTGAGCACCGGGCGGGCGCCGGACGGGTCCTTCCCGCCGGCGCCCGCCGCAGGGCGTGTCGAGGGCGCTCCGGGCGCGGGGAGCGGCCAAGGTGACAGCATGAACGTCGCTGACATTTTGACGGATGGATACTCCCGCATCCGGGAGACCGTGCACATGGCCGTCGAAGGGCTCGAACCCGACGACCTCCACGCCAGGCTGGACGACGGCGCCAACTCGATCGCCTGGCTGGTGTGGCATCTGACCCGTGTGCAGGACGATCACATCGCGGACGCGGCCGGCACGGAACAGATCTGGTTCGCCCAGGACTGGGCCGGCCGTTTCGATCTGCCGTTCACCGCCGACGCGACCGGGTACGGGCAGAGCAGCGAGCAGGTCGGGGCCGTGCGCGTGGGCTCGGCGGACCTGCTCCTCGGCTACCACGACGCCGTGCACGACCACACGCTCGGCTTCGTCGGCGGCCTCGACGGCCACGCGCTGGACCGGGTCGTCGACGAGGCCTGGTCGCCGCCGGTCACCCTGGGGGTGCGTCTGATGAGCGTCCTGTCGGACGACCTCCAGCACGCGGGCCAGGCGGCTTTCGTCCGGGGAGTGCTGGAACGCCGCTAGAACCCCGGCTCACGCCCCGCGCGTACGCGCGTAGTGTCCCGGGCCCGTGCCGACCACCCGCTTGAAGTGGCGGGTCAGATGGGACTGGTCGTAGAAGCCCGCCGAAGACGCCACGGCCGACGCCGGGACTCCGCGCAGCAGCAGCCGGCGGGCGAGGTCGACCCGCCGCCCCGTCACGTACTGGTGCGGTGCCATGCCGAACTCGCGGCTGAAGGCCCGCACCAGATGCGCGTGGTGGGCATGCAGCCGGGCGGCCGCCTCCCGGAGCGTGATGCCCTCGACGTACTTCTCGTCCAGCAGATCCCGAAGCCGGTGCGCGACCCTGCTGTCGTGGACGTAGGGGACGGGGTCGAGCCGGTCGCGCAGATGCTGTTCGAGACGCTCCGACACCAGGGCGAGCCGGCTCGCCGCCTCCAGTTCGTCGCCCGGACCCGCGAGGGCCCGGTGGAGGCTGTCGATGCGGCTGCGCAGCGCCGGATCGTGGAGGACGGGCCGGACCACGGCCCGGCCGATGAGCCGCTCGTCCACCTGCGGGACATCGAGGTACAGGACGCGCTTGCGGAACCCCTCCGGGGTGGCCGCCCCGCCGTTGTGCGGCACGTGCGGGGGCAGCAGCGTCACCGTGTGGGTGAGTACGCCGTGCTCGTGGTGGTCCAGGTCGTAGCGGACCATGCCCTCGTCCACCAGAAGCAGCGTCCACGCGTCGTGCGTGTGCATGGGGTAGACGTGGTCGGTGAAGTGCGCGTGGAAGACCTCTGCGATTCCCTCCACGGGCGGACACCAGGCGGTGATGTCCGGACGGGCAGCCATGTGCCGATCGTACGCCGGACGCGGTCGCGCGCCGACGTGCAAAGTTCGTACAAGACCGGGCGCCTCCGGCCCGGCAGGCTCGGGGCATGACAGCCGATACCACCGCCCCTGCCCCCGTCCGCTTCGACACCAAGATCGCCGTACTGCTCCGGGACGACCTGGAGACCTGGCAGCGGCTGAACGTCACGGCCTTCCTGGTCAGCGGCCTCGGCACCGCCGTCCCCGAGGTGGTCGGCGAGCCCTACGCCGACGCCGACGACACCCCGTACCTGCCGATGTTCCGTCAGCCGGTGCTGGTCTTCGAGGGCACGAAGGAACTGCTGACCACCGCCCACGGCCGCGCCGTCGGCCGGGGAGTTCCCCTTTCGGTGTTCACCTCGGACCTCTTCGCCACGGGCAACGACCGGGACAACCGGGCGGCGGTGCGCGCGGTGCGCGGGGACGGGATGGACCTGGTGGGCCTGGCCGTGCACGGCCCCCGCAACGCCGTGGACAAGATCCTCAAGGGCGCGTCCATGCACCCCTGACACCCGGTGGGCGGGGCGGCCCGCCCCGCCCACCGACGACGTGTCACCCGGTGCGTTCGACCACGTACGGGAGCAGCGTGAGCATGTCCTCCAGGGCCTGCGGTGCCAGCGGAACGCTCTCCAGGCAGGCCCGCGCGCTCTCCAGGTGGCGGCGGGCCTCGGCCGTGGCGGCGGCGCGCCCGCCCGCCGCGTCGACCAGGCCGGCCGCCCGCCCGACGGCCGCGTCGTCCAGCAGGCCGCCGCGCAGCAGCGCCCCCAGCTCCGTCGCCGACGGCCCGCCCGAGGCGAGCGCCGCCAGCACCGGGTACGTCTTCTTGCCGCGCCGCAGGTCGCTGTGGACCGGCTTGCCCGTGACCGCGGGATCGCCCCAGATGCCCAGCACGTCGTCCGCCGCCTGGAACGCCACCCCGAGATGCCTCCCGGCGGCGGTGAGGGCGTCGGCCTCCGTGCGTCCGGCGCCGCCGAGCAGTGCGCCGAGACCGGCCGCGCACCCCAGCAGCGCACCGGTCTTGTGCTCGGCCATCAGCCGGTACTCGTGCGGCCGGACGGCGTCCGGCCCGGTCCAGGGCCGCGACTCGAAGAGCAGGTCGTCGGCCTGGCCGCGCACCAGGTCGGTGAGGGTCGCGGCGAGCAGCCGGACCGCCGGCACACAGGTGCCGCCCGGTGCGTCGGCCAGGGTCTGCACGGCCTGCGCGAACAGTGCGTCCCCCGCGAGCACCGCCGGCCCGGTCCCGTACGCCTTCCAGGCGGTGGCCCGCCTCCTGCGCGTCTCGTCGCCGTCCATGATGTCGTCGTGCAGGAGGGAGAACGTGTGGATCAGCTCGACGGCGACCGCTCCGGCGACCGCGCTCCCCGCCTTCGCCCCGACCGCCTCGGCGCCGAGCACCGCCAGAGCCTGGCGGACGCCCTTGCCCTGCGCACCGGGCACGTCCCCGCCGTCGACCCCGTCCCAGCCGAGCGAGAACGCGGTGATCTCACCGTGCCACGGGTGCAGTTGCCGCACGGCCCGGCACAGGGCGGGACGGATCAGTCCGCGGCAGCGGGCGAGTATCTGCGGCGCGGTGGCCGGCGAGGTCACGGGAGGCGTCATCGGCGTCCGCCCGCGGCCGGCACCCTGTCACCGGCCGGCCCGACGCCCAGCTCCGTGTAGGCCCGGTCGACCATGTCCCGGGCGTTGAGCAGCCCGATCCCGTCGAGCGTGGCGCGCAGCGCGTCCAGATCGGCGGCCGTCTCCCCGCTGTCACGCCCGAGCCGGGCGAGCGACTTCACCAGACCGAGCCGGGAGAGTGCCTCGCCCCGGGGCTCGGTCATCGCACGGAACTCCTCCAGAGCCCCTTCGTAGACCTGCCTGGCCTCCTCGTAGCGTCCGGCACGGTAGAGCACGTTGGCGCGCATCTTGTGGTTGTAGGCCAGGGCGCTCGACAACTTCATCTCGCGGCAGGTGACTTCGGCCTCCGCGAGCAGGCCGAGCGCCCGGTCCGGGTCGTTGTCGCGTACGGAGATGATGTCGGCCATGCCGCGCAGCGCCCAGGCCCGGCCCCGCCGGTCGTCGGCGTCCCCGGCCAGCTGCGCCGCCTCTTCGAACATCGCCAGCGCGGTGTCGAGCGAGCCGGTGTTGCGGTGGATCTGCGCGATGCCCTCCAGGGCCCAGACGGTGTGGCGGGCCTCTCCGCGGGCGCGGGCCTCGGCGAGCAACTGCTCGTGCAGGGACGCGACGGTGCGGTAGTCGCCCTGGATCCGCCCGGTCTCCGCGAGCCCGGCGAGCGAGTAGCCGCGGGCGACCACGTCGCCACCCCGCTTGCCCATGTCCGCCGCCAGGCCCAGCAGACGGAAGGCCAGGCGGAGTCGGCCGCGCTGGCGGGCGAGCGTCCCACCGCTCCACAGCGCCCAGGCCATCGCCCCGGCGTCGTCCGCCGACCGGGCGGCGCGGTAACTGGCCTTCCACGCGCGGTCGGCGTCCGCCACGTGGCCGAGCCGGCGGTGCGCCTCGGCCACGGCGAGCCCCGTCCGGGCCACTTCCCGCGCGGAGCCGGAGCGTTCGGCCGCTTCCAGGTGGCGTATCCCCTCGGCCAGGACGTCCGTGAGGGATGCGTTCACGGACATCTTGGTGAGGGCGCCCTGGTATTCGGGCGCCAGTGCTTTGCTGTGCATGGGAGCCTTTCGCGCATAGGCGGACCGGCCCGGCCGCAACTATACGCCGCATGTATACATGGAGGGTATAGTTGGCCGGCTCTCCGGCCCGTGCATTCGTGAAGGGGGGAGGGGTGGGGTCGTCGTGTGTGCGGTGTGCCGCCTTGCTGTGGATCAAGACGGCGTATCCACGGCGAGGGTTGCCTCGTGTGCGCGAATCCGTTCGGACCCGGTGGCGGGGCCTCCCGTCAGCCGGTACCCGGCGCCAAGTGGTCGATGAACCACGCGCGGGCCCGCTGCGCGACCTCGTCCAGGGTGCCCGGTTCCTCGAAGAGGTGAGTGGCGCCGGGAACGATGTCGAGCCGGCTCTCGCAGTGCAGCTCCGCCTGGGCCCTGCGGTTCAGTTCGAGTACCTCGGTGTCCCTGCTCCCCACGAGGAGCAGGGTCGGGGAGCGGACCTCGCCGAGACGGGCACCCGCGAGGTCGGGCCGGCCGCCGCGCGAGACGACCGCGCCGATCCCCGTGCCGGGCTCCGCCCCGACCATCGCCGCCGCCTGGAGGGCCGCGGCGGCCCCTGTGCTCGCCCCGAACACGCCGAGGGGGCCGGGTGCGTGGAGCCGCAGCCAGGCGGTGGCGTCCACGAGCCGTCCGGCGAGCGTCGAGATGTCGAAGACGTGGGAGCCCTCGGCCTCCTCGTCGGGCGTGAGCAGGTCGAACAGCAGGGTGCCGAGGCCGGCCCGGTTCAGTGCCGCCGCCACGGACCGGTTGCGCGGGCTGTGCCTGCTGCTGCCGGAGCCGTGCGCGAACACCACGAGGGCCCCGGTGTCACCGGCCCGGGTGAGACTGCCGGGCAGGGCCACCCCGCCGGCCTCCACCAGCACGTCGCTGGACGCCAGGGGCCCGGACCGCCGCGCCGCCCGCTCCAGCAGCGACACGACCTCCTCGTCCGGCGTCTGGCCGAAGTCCCGGTACCACTCGCCCACCGCGGAGAACCCGGCCGGCGCCGACAGACACACCAGCTCGTCCGCCTCCCCGCGCAGCCGGGTGGCGGCGGAAGGAGGCGCGACCGGCACGGCCAGCACCACATGGGCCGCGCCCTGGGCACGGGCCACGGCACAGGCGGCGAGGGCCGTCGCACCGGTCGCGATGCCGTCGTCCACGAGGATCACCGTGCGCCCCGCGAGCGGCACGCGCGGCCGGTCGCCTCGGAACTCCCTTGCCCGGCGGGACAGTTCGGCCTCCTCGGCCTGCTGGACGGCGGCGATGTCGGCCTCACCGACCCCGGCCCGGCGCACGATGTCCTCGCTGATGATCCGCACCCCGTCCTCCCCGATGGCCCCGAAGCCCAGCTCCGGATGGCGGGGGACGCCCAGCTTGCGGACCACGATCACATCGAGCGGAGCGCCGAGCTCCCGCGCGACATGGAAGGCCACGGGCACACCGCCGCGGGGAAGGCCCAGCACGACGGGGTCGCTCTGCGCGAGCGGTCCGAGCGCCTCGGCGAGCCGTCGGCCGGCGTCGGCGCGGTCGGCGAACAGCACGGCATTCACCCCCAGACGGGGGGAGGGGAGGAGGAAATCGCCCACCTCGTTCCAGTCAAGGCCACCCCGGAGCGCCCCGCAACCGGACGCCCCGGGGGGCCGCGGCCGGGCCCGGCAGCTTCACGGCTCAGCGCGGAGCGGAGCGGGCGATTCGGAACCCCGTGTCGTCGATCCGGAACGTCGGGTGGCTGCGCCGCCGCACCGAG comes from Streptomyces sp. Mut1 and encodes:
- a CDS encoding polyprenyl synthetase family protein; its protein translation is MTPPVTSPATAPQILARCRGLIRPALCRAVRQLHPWHGEITAFSLGWDGVDGGDVPGAQGKGVRQALAVLGAEAVGAKAGSAVAGAVAVELIHTFSLLHDDIMDGDETRRRRATAWKAYGTGPAVLAGDALFAQAVQTLADAPGGTCVPAVRLLAATLTDLVRGQADDLLFESRPWTGPDAVRPHEYRLMAEHKTGALLGCAAGLGALLGGAGRTEADALTAAGRHLGVAFQAADDVLGIWGDPAVTGKPVHSDLRRGKKTYPVLAALASGGPSATELGALLRGGLLDDAAVGRAAGLVDAAGGRAAATAEARRHLESARACLESVPLAPQALEDMLTLLPYVVERTG
- a CDS encoding phosphoribosyltransferase family protein, producing the protein MLFADRADAGRRLAEALGPLAQSDPVVLGLPRGGVPVAFHVARELGAPLDVIVVRKLGVPRHPELGFGAIGEDGVRIISEDIVRRAGVGEADIAAVQQAEEAELSRRAREFRGDRPRVPLAGRTVILVDDGIATGATALAACAVARAQGAAHVVLAVPVAPPSAATRLRGEADELVCLSAPAGFSAVGEWYRDFGQTPDEEVVSLLERAARRSGPLASSDVLVEAGGVALPGSLTRAGDTGALVVFAHGSGSSRHSPRNRSVAAALNRAGLGTLLFDLLTPDEEAEGSHVFDISTLAGRLVDATAWLRLHAPGPLGVFGASTGAAAALQAAAMVGAEPGTGIGAVVSRGGRPDLAGARLGEVRSPTLLLVGSRDTEVLELNRRAQAELHCESRLDIVPGATHLFEEPGTLDEVAQRARAWFIDHLAPGTG
- a CDS encoding tetratricopeptide repeat protein; the protein is MHSKALAPEYQGALTKMSVNASLTDVLAEGIRHLEAAERSGSAREVARTGLAVAEAHRRLGHVADADRAWKASYRAARSADDAGAMAWALWSGGTLARQRGRLRLAFRLLGLAADMGKRGGDVVARGYSLAGLAETGRIQGDYRTVASLHEQLLAEARARGEARHTVWALEGIAQIHRNTGSLDTALAMFEEAAQLAGDADDRRGRAWALRGMADIISVRDNDPDRALGLLAEAEVTCREMKLSSALAYNHKMRANVLYRAGRYEEARQVYEGALEEFRAMTEPRGEALSRLGLVKSLARLGRDSGETAADLDALRATLDGIGLLNARDMVDRAYTELGVGPAGDRVPAAGGRR
- a CDS encoding AraC family transcriptional regulator, whose protein sequence is MAARPDITAWCPPVEGIAEVFHAHFTDHVYPMHTHDAWTLLLVDEGMVRYDLDHHEHGVLTHTVTLLPPHVPHNGGAATPEGFRKRVLYLDVPQVDERLIGRAVVRPVLHDPALRSRIDSLHRALAGPGDELEAASRLALVSERLEQHLRDRLDPVPYVHDSRVAHRLRDLLDEKYVEGITLREAAARLHAHHAHLVRAFSREFGMAPHQYVTGRRVDLARRLLLRGVPASAVASSAGFYDQSHLTRHFKRVVGTGPGHYARTRGA
- a CDS encoding DUF2000 domain-containing protein, with amino-acid sequence MTADTTAPAPVRFDTKIAVLLRDDLETWQRLNVTAFLVSGLGTAVPEVVGEPYADADDTPYLPMFRQPVLVFEGTKELLTTAHGRAVGRGVPLSVFTSDLFATGNDRDNRAAVRAVRGDGMDLVGLAVHGPRNAVDKILKGASMHP